In Streptomyces durocortorensis, a genomic segment contains:
- a CDS encoding bifunctional DNA primase/polymerase gives MATIDRQTPTLALAHALSAAERGLPVFPLSATKLPALRSPHHGEQPPVHCRGECGLPGHGVHDATTDPAAVRALFAAAPRATGYGIACGRVPHRLIGIDLDVDTTCGNDSAGALRQLALQHLFTIPPTVTVLTPSGGRHLWLTGPADVTVANSASRLAPGIDIRGSGGYLVGPGSVTAHGRYRLAPGTAHLTPAPCPRALLRLLTPPPHTPRTHGTGGGRGRRGEGLIQFVLAAHEGQRNTRLFWAACRAYEHGFGDALADELTAAAVRTGLPEHEARAAIASAARLTSGRGGEPL, from the coding sequence ATGGCCACCATCGACCGGCAGACCCCCACCCTGGCCCTGGCCCACGCTCTCTCCGCCGCCGAGCGCGGGCTCCCCGTCTTTCCCCTGTCCGCCACCAAGCTCCCCGCCCTGCGCTCCCCGCACCACGGCGAACAGCCGCCGGTGCACTGCCGGGGTGAGTGCGGGCTGCCCGGCCACGGTGTGCACGACGCCACGACGGACCCCGCCGCCGTCCGCGCGCTCTTCGCCGCCGCGCCCCGGGCCACCGGGTACGGCATCGCCTGCGGACGCGTCCCTCACCGGCTCATCGGTATCGACCTGGACGTCGACACGACGTGCGGCAACGACTCGGCCGGGGCCCTCCGGCAGCTGGCGCTCCAGCACCTGTTCACCATCCCGCCGACGGTCACCGTGCTCACCCCGAGCGGCGGCCGCCACCTCTGGCTGACCGGCCCCGCCGATGTGACGGTCGCCAACTCCGCGAGCCGCCTGGCCCCGGGCATCGACATCCGGGGCAGCGGCGGCTACCTGGTCGGCCCCGGCTCGGTCACCGCCCACGGCCGATACCGCCTTGCCCCCGGCACCGCCCACCTCACCCCGGCCCCCTGCCCCCGCGCCCTCCTGCGCCTCCTCACCCCGCCCCCGCACACGCCCCGCACCCACGGCACGGGCGGCGGCCGGGGCCGCCGGGGCGAGGGCCTGATCCAGTTCGTACTGGCCGCACACGAGGGCCAGCGCAACACCCGCCTGTTCTGGGCGGCCTGCCGCGCCTACGAACACGGCTTCGGCGACGCCCTGGCCGACGAGCTCACCGCGGCCGCGGTACGCACCGGGCTCCCGGAACACGAGGCGCGCGCCGCGATCGCGTCGGCGGCGCGGCTGACGTCGGGCAGGGGAGGCGAGCCCCTGTAG
- a CDS encoding bifunctional MaoC family dehydratase N-terminal/OB-fold nucleic acid binding domain-containing protein translates to MNPDARTVPADTPDPLYDRLTAYVGRPAATGGTGKDPVNEPMIRHWCEAMGDTSAAYRGPDAVAPPTMLQAWTMGGLAGHGNSHGGGHGGGHGNRSARSAAYDELLGLLDGAGYTSVVATDCEQEYLRPLRPGDRITFDAVIASVSRRKTTKLGTGYFVTTRLDVRANGEPAGTHRFRILKYHPAQRRKQPPLRPRPVVNRDNAGFWDGVAEHRLLIQRCTDCATLRLPWLPGCNACGGPEWDTVEASGAGAVFSHVVMHHPPFPAFDPSGEGGPYAVALIELAEGVRMVSNVIGVPYDKVRVGMPVQLEFLRTDPDLELPVFRPSEGGR, encoded by the coding sequence GTGAACCCGGACGCCCGTACGGTACCGGCCGATACTCCGGACCCCCTGTACGACCGGCTCACCGCCTACGTGGGCCGCCCTGCCGCGACCGGCGGCACCGGCAAGGACCCCGTCAACGAACCCATGATCCGCCACTGGTGCGAGGCGATGGGTGACACCTCCGCCGCCTACCGGGGACCCGACGCCGTCGCCCCGCCGACCATGCTCCAGGCCTGGACCATGGGCGGGCTGGCCGGGCACGGAAACAGTCACGGAGGCGGTCATGGAGGCGGCCACGGAAACCGCTCCGCCCGCTCCGCGGCGTACGACGAACTGCTCGGTCTGCTCGACGGCGCCGGGTACACCTCTGTCGTCGCGACCGACTGCGAGCAGGAGTATCTGCGCCCCCTGCGGCCCGGCGACCGGATCACCTTCGACGCCGTCATCGCGTCCGTCTCCCGCCGCAAGACGACCAAGCTCGGCACCGGGTACTTCGTCACGACCCGCCTGGACGTCCGCGCCAACGGCGAACCGGCCGGGACGCACCGCTTCCGTATTCTCAAGTACCACCCCGCGCAACGGAGGAAGCAGCCGCCACTCCGCCCCCGCCCTGTCGTCAACCGCGACAACGCCGGGTTCTGGGACGGCGTTGCCGAGCACCGGCTCCTCATCCAGCGCTGCACCGACTGCGCGACGCTGCGCCTCCCCTGGCTGCCCGGCTGCAACGCCTGCGGCGGCCCGGAGTGGGACACCGTCGAGGCGTCCGGTGCGGGCGCGGTCTTCAGCCATGTCGTGATGCACCACCCGCCCTTCCCCGCGTTCGACCCGTCGGGCGAGGGCGGCCCGTACGCCGTCGCGCTGATCGAACTGGCCGAAGGCGTCCGGATGGTCAGCAACGTGATCGGTGTGCCGTACGACAAGGTCCGCGTCGGCATGCCCGTACAGCTGGAGTTCCTCCGTACGGACCCCGATCTGGAACTGCCGGTCTTCCGGCCGAGCGAAGGCGGCCGTTGA
- a CDS encoding hotdog family protein, protein MTSDRATHRVGDELPPLEIPVTRTLIVAGAIASRDYQDVHHDAERAREKGSPDIFMNILTTNGLVGRYITDHFGPTAVLRKVAIRLGTPNYPGDVLRLTGRITALDAGDSGDSEDAGDAGDAGDVERPVRATEATVAVTGDNGIGRHVTGTVTVTVALAGASTGTSTGAGASTKETGA, encoded by the coding sequence GTGACAAGCGACCGTGCGACCCACCGCGTCGGTGACGAGCTGCCGCCCCTGGAGATCCCGGTGACCCGGACCCTGATCGTCGCCGGGGCCATCGCCTCCCGCGACTACCAGGACGTCCACCACGACGCCGAACGGGCCCGGGAGAAGGGCTCGCCCGACATCTTCATGAACATCCTCACCACCAACGGGCTCGTCGGCCGCTACATCACCGACCACTTCGGCCCCACCGCCGTCCTCCGCAAGGTCGCGATCCGCCTCGGCACCCCGAACTACCCGGGAGACGTCCTGCGGTTGACCGGCCGAATCACCGCTCTGGATGCCGGGGATTCAGGGGATTCCGAGGACGCCGGGGATGCCGGGGATGCCGGGGATGTCGAGAGACCCGTACGGGCAACCGAGGCCACCGTCGCGGTCACCGGCGACAACGGCATCGGTCGCCACGTCACCGGCACGGTCACCGTCACCGTCGCCCTCGCGGGCGCGAGCACAGGCACGAGCACTGGTGCGGGCGCGAGCACGAAGGAGACGGGCGCATGA
- a CDS encoding SigE family RNA polymerase sigma factor, whose protein sequence is MTTPVCAGASRAASATAAGHHPHTPYASFSSYVRARGPVLLRTARSLTANPCDAEDLLQTALAKTYVAWERIEDHRALDGYVRRALVNTRTSQWRKRKVDEFACEELPERETVPAPDPAEQQSLHDAMWRAVLKLPDRQRAMVVLRYYEDLSEAQTAEVLGVSIGTVKSAVSRALGKLREDPELTPVR, encoded by the coding sequence ATGACCACGCCAGTCTGCGCAGGCGCCTCCCGGGCGGCCTCCGCCACCGCCGCCGGCCACCACCCCCACACGCCCTACGCGTCGTTCTCCTCGTACGTACGGGCCCGGGGGCCGGTTCTGCTGCGCACGGCGCGCTCACTCACCGCTAACCCGTGCGACGCCGAGGACCTGCTGCAGACCGCGCTCGCCAAGACGTACGTCGCGTGGGAGCGGATCGAGGACCACCGGGCGCTGGACGGCTATGTCCGCCGGGCCCTGGTGAACACCCGCACCTCACAGTGGCGAAAGCGCAAGGTCGACGAGTTCGCCTGCGAGGAGCTTCCGGAACGGGAGACGGTCCCGGCGCCCGACCCGGCCGAGCAGCAGTCGCTGCACGACGCGATGTGGCGCGCGGTGCTCAAGCTCCCGGACCGCCAGCGCGCGATGGTCGTCCTGCGCTACTACGAGGATCTCAGCGAGGCGCAGACGGCCGAGGTGCTCGGGGTGTCGATCGGTACGGTCAAGAGCGCTGTCTCCCGTGCCCTCGGCAAGCTCCGCGAGGACCCGGAGCTGACGCCGGTCCGCTGA
- a CDS encoding acyl-CoA dehydrogenase family protein yields the protein MHLAPTERQQQLRAELRAYFAAFRATAGHGDPGEQRRMLRRIGADGLLGLGWPEEYGGQGRGPDEQFVFFDEAYRAGAPVSMVTLNTVGPTLMAYGTQEQKAYFLPRILSGDLVFAIGYSEPEAGTDLAALRTRAVRDGDDWVVDGQKIFTSNAQQADWIWLACRTDPEAPKHRGISIILVPTDHPGFSWTPIETVGGLTTTATYYDGVRVPASNLVGAENDGWRLITSQLNHERVALAAIGMQAEDFYEEALAHARTPDPTTGHRRIDEPWARARLAEAYARLAATRLLNWRLVGAVGAGELAPGEASGVKFAGTESAVEVYRMCQEVVGDAALLRAGTPGCFGAGGGEGELERMNRAAQINTFGGGVSEVQREIVATMRLGMTRGRR from the coding sequence GTGCACCTCGCCCCGACGGAGCGCCAGCAGCAGCTGCGTGCCGAACTGCGCGCGTACTTCGCGGCCTTCCGGGCGACGGCCGGGCATGGGGACCCCGGCGAACAGCGGCGGATGCTCCGGCGGATCGGCGCCGACGGCCTCCTCGGGCTCGGCTGGCCCGAGGAGTACGGCGGGCAGGGCCGGGGGCCCGACGAACAGTTCGTCTTCTTCGACGAGGCCTACCGGGCCGGCGCCCCCGTCTCCATGGTCACGCTCAACACGGTCGGCCCGACCCTGATGGCGTACGGGACTCAGGAGCAGAAGGCGTACTTCCTGCCCCGCATCCTCAGCGGCGACCTTGTCTTCGCGATCGGTTACAGCGAGCCGGAGGCCGGTACGGACCTGGCGGCGCTGCGCACCCGTGCGGTGCGGGACGGCGACGACTGGGTGGTCGACGGTCAGAAGATCTTCACCAGCAACGCCCAGCAGGCCGACTGGATCTGGCTCGCCTGCCGTACGGATCCCGAGGCCCCCAAGCACCGCGGAATCTCGATCATCCTCGTGCCGACCGACCATCCCGGCTTCTCCTGGACCCCCATCGAGACCGTGGGCGGGCTGACGACCACCGCCACGTACTACGACGGCGTACGCGTCCCCGCCTCGAACCTCGTCGGCGCCGAGAACGACGGCTGGCGGCTCATCACCAGCCAGCTCAACCACGAACGCGTCGCCCTGGCCGCCATCGGCATGCAGGCCGAGGACTTCTACGAGGAGGCCCTCGCCCACGCCCGTACCCCCGACCCCACTACGGGGCACCGCCGGATCGACGAGCCGTGGGCACGCGCCCGGCTCGCGGAGGCATACGCCCGGCTCGCGGCGACCCGGCTGCTGAACTGGCGGCTGGTCGGCGCGGTCGGGGCGGGGGAGCTGGCCCCCGGAGAGGCGAGCGGCGTGAAGTTCGCGGGTACCGAGAGCGCCGTGGAGGTCTACCGGATGTGCCAGGAGGTGGTGGGGGACGCCGCTCTGCTGCGGGCGGGGACACCTGGCTGTTTCGGGGCGGGCGGTGGTGAAGGCGAACTGGAGCGGATGAACCGCGCCGCGCAGATCAACACCTTCGGGGGCGGCGTCAGCGAGGTCCAGCGCGAGATCGTCGCGACGATGCGGCTCGGGATGACGCGGGGCAGGCGGTGA
- a CDS encoding acyl-CoA dehydrogenase family protein gives MDFTPSEEQSAAQGLAARIFGDLATHERLAAAGTGTDAALWKELCAAGLPAAVEDIGLLGLVLLLEEQGRTTAQVPFAASCVYGLLAVAGHGTAEQRDRLLPGLRDGTAVAAGAFPARGGVHASDGALYGAVPWVPWLRDATHVLVADADRALWIVEAGVPGVTAEPVETTAPWSAGRLVLDGARGERLGGGPGAYAAVLATARTAFAGLQAGVGAGSLARAVQHTTTREQFGRPLSTNQGVLLRAADAHMDTEAIRVTAYEAAWRHDERLDYEAQALTAAWWASEAGRRVVHAGQHLHGGTGADLDHPVHRHFLWGRQLAAYLGCGGEVLDELGLLLADTEGEGAAK, from the coding sequence ATGGACTTCACCCCGAGCGAGGAGCAGTCCGCAGCGCAGGGTCTGGCCGCGCGGATCTTCGGCGACCTGGCCACGCACGAGCGGCTGGCGGCGGCCGGTACGGGCACGGACGCGGCTCTGTGGAAGGAGCTGTGCGCGGCCGGACTGCCCGCCGCCGTCGAGGACATCGGGCTCCTCGGCCTCGTCCTGCTCCTGGAGGAACAGGGCCGGACCACGGCCCAGGTGCCGTTCGCCGCCAGCTGCGTGTACGGGCTGCTCGCGGTCGCCGGACACGGTACGGCGGAGCAGCGCGATCGCCTGTTGCCGGGCCTCCGCGACGGTACGGCGGTGGCTGCCGGGGCCTTCCCGGCGCGGGGCGGCGTACACGCCTCGGACGGTGCTCTGTACGGGGCCGTCCCCTGGGTCCCCTGGCTGCGCGACGCCACCCACGTACTGGTGGCGGACGCGGACCGGGCCCTGTGGATCGTCGAGGCGGGCGTGCCGGGCGTCACCGCCGAACCCGTGGAGACGACCGCGCCCTGGTCGGCGGGGCGGCTCGTTCTCGACGGTGCACGCGGGGAGCGCCTGGGGGGCGGGCCGGGGGCGTACGCGGCCGTCCTCGCCACCGCCCGTACCGCCTTCGCCGGGCTCCAGGCGGGCGTCGGCGCGGGATCTCTCGCGCGTGCCGTGCAACACACCACCACCCGCGAGCAGTTCGGGCGCCCCCTCTCCACCAACCAGGGCGTCCTGCTCCGCGCCGCCGACGCTCACATGGACACCGAGGCGATCAGGGTCACGGCGTACGAGGCGGCCTGGCGGCACGACGAGCGGCTGGATTACGAAGCCCAGGCGTTGACCGCCGCCTGGTGGGCCTCCGAGGCGGGCCGGCGCGTCGTGCACGCGGGCCAGCACCTGCACGGCGGCACCGGGGCCGACCTCGACCACCCGGTCCACCGGCACTTCCTCTGGGGCCGCCAGCTCGCCGCGTACCTCGGCTGCGGCGGCGAAGTCCTGGATGAGCTGGGCCTGTTGCTCGCGGACACCGAGGGTGAGGGGGCGGCGAAGTGA
- a CDS encoding long-chain fatty acid--CoA ligase, translating into MLSTMQDVPLTVTRILHHGMTIHGKSQVTTWTGEPEPHRATFAEIGARATQLAGALRDELGVDGDQRVATLMWNNSVHLEAYLAVPSMGAVLHTLNLRLPPEQLAWIVNHADDKVVIVNGSLLPLLVPLLPHLPGIEHVVVAGPGDRSALAGVAPRVHEYEELIAGRPTTYDWPELDERQAAAMCYTSGTTGDPKGVVYSHRSVYLHSMQVNMAESMGLTDRDTTLIVVPQFHVNAWGLPHSSFMAGVNMLMPDRFLQPAPLADMIERERPTHAAAVPTIWQGLLAEVLANPRDLTSMANVTIGGAACPPSLMEAYDKLGVRLCHAWGMTETSPLGTMAHPPAGLSAEEEWPYRVTQGRFPAGVEPRLVGPGGEHLAWDGESAGELEVRGPWIAAAYYGGADGEHLRPEDKFSEDGWLKTGDVGVISPDGFLTLTDRAKDVIKSGGEWISSVELENALMAHPDVTEAAVVAVPDEKWGERPLATVVLKEGATGTDYEALKAFLAESGIAKWQLPERWSVIEAVPKTSVGKFDKKVIRKQYAAGELDVTQL; encoded by the coding sequence GTGCTGAGCACCATGCAGGACGTACCGCTGACTGTCACCCGCATCCTGCACCACGGGATGACGATCCATGGGAAGTCGCAGGTCACGACCTGGACCGGCGAACCTGAGCCGCACCGTGCCACCTTCGCCGAGATCGGCGCACGCGCCACGCAGCTGGCCGGTGCGCTGCGCGACGAGCTGGGAGTCGACGGCGACCAGCGTGTGGCGACCCTCATGTGGAACAACTCGGTCCACCTGGAGGCCTACCTCGCGGTTCCCTCCATGGGGGCCGTGCTGCACACCCTCAACCTCCGGCTGCCGCCCGAGCAGCTCGCCTGGATCGTGAACCACGCGGACGACAAGGTGGTGATCGTCAACGGTTCGCTGCTGCCGCTCCTCGTGCCGCTGCTGCCCCACCTGCCGGGCATCGAGCACGTCGTCGTGGCCGGTCCCGGCGACCGCTCCGCCCTCGCCGGGGTCGCGCCGCGCGTGCACGAGTACGAGGAGCTGATCGCGGGCCGCCCCACCACGTACGACTGGCCGGAGCTGGACGAACGACAGGCCGCGGCCATGTGTTACACCTCCGGCACCACCGGCGACCCCAAGGGCGTCGTCTATTCCCACCGGTCCGTCTACCTGCACTCGATGCAGGTCAACATGGCCGAGTCGATGGGCCTGACCGACCGGGACACCACGCTCATCGTCGTGCCCCAGTTCCATGTGAACGCCTGGGGCCTGCCGCACTCCTCGTTCATGGCAGGCGTCAACATGCTGATGCCGGATCGGTTCCTCCAGCCCGCCCCGCTGGCCGACATGATCGAGCGCGAGCGCCCGACGCACGCCGCCGCGGTCCCCACCATCTGGCAGGGCCTGCTCGCCGAGGTCCTCGCCAACCCGCGCGACCTCACCTCCATGGCGAACGTGACCATCGGCGGCGCGGCCTGCCCGCCCTCCCTCATGGAGGCGTACGACAAGCTCGGCGTCCGGCTCTGTCACGCCTGGGGCATGACGGAGACCTCGCCGCTGGGCACCATGGCTCACCCGCCCGCCGGGCTGAGCGCCGAGGAGGAGTGGCCGTACCGCGTCACCCAGGGCCGCTTCCCGGCGGGAGTCGAGCCCCGGCTGGTCGGACCCGGCGGCGAACACCTGGCGTGGGACGGCGAGTCGGCCGGAGAGCTGGAGGTCCGGGGGCCCTGGATTGCCGCCGCGTACTACGGCGGGGCCGACGGCGAGCACCTGCGTCCCGAGGACAAGTTCAGTGAGGACGGCTGGCTCAAAACCGGCGATGTCGGCGTGATCAGCCCCGATGGCTTCCTCACGCTCACCGACCGGGCCAAGGACGTCATCAAATCGGGCGGCGAGTGGATCTCCAGCGTCGAGCTGGAGAACGCGTTGATGGCCCACCCGGACGTCACGGAGGCGGCCGTCGTCGCCGTACCGGACGAGAAGTGGGGCGAGCGTCCGCTCGCGACGGTCGTGCTCAAGGAGGGCGCCACCGGGACCGACTACGAGGCGCTGAAGGCGTTCCTCGCCGAGTCGGGGATCGCCAAGTGGCAGCTGCCTGAGCGCTGGTCGGTGATCGAGGCCGTGCCGAAGACGAGCGTCGGCAAGTTCGACAAGAAGGTGATCCGGAAGCAGTACGCGGCCGGGGAGCTGGACGTCACGCAGCTCTGA
- a CDS encoding DUF6193 family natural product biosynthesis protein: MAEETVVEKTWRGILERRPGARRGEPAVIEAAHAEPRLRALFPFPSHGALSFHRNTQDPWSNDLPFIVGDVESCIVYAPLGVPQRVLGESLTPQEAAALVVAHLPPDCGPAFDGPWPPPENSID; this comes from the coding sequence ATGGCTGAGGAGACGGTGGTCGAGAAGACCTGGCGAGGGATACTGGAGAGGCGTCCCGGGGCACGACGGGGGGAGCCCGCGGTCATAGAGGCCGCCCACGCCGAACCGCGGTTGCGGGCCTTGTTCCCCTTTCCGAGTCACGGAGCGCTCTCCTTCCACCGGAACACGCAGGACCCGTGGAGCAACGACCTGCCGTTCATCGTGGGTGACGTGGAATCGTGCATCGTGTACGCGCCGCTGGGCGTGCCGCAGCGTGTCCTGGGAGAGTCACTCACACCGCAGGAGGCGGCTGCGTTGGTAGTGGCCCACCTGCCCCCTGACTGTGGCCCGGCCTTCGACGGACCGTGGCCCCCACCGGAGAACTCCATCGACTGA
- a CDS encoding lipid-transfer protein — MSIRRADTLGGKAAVVGIGATEFSKDSGRSELKLAVEAVRAALDDAGLTPADVDGLVTFTMDTSPEITVAQAAGIGELSFFSRVHYGGGAACATVQQAALAVASGIADVVVCYRAFNERSGRRFGSGVQRREPTAEGAALGWNLPYGLLTPASWVAMAAQRYLHTYGLEPEVFGHVAVAGRRHAARNPAAYFHRKPITLADHASSRWIVEPLRLLDCCQETDGGQALVVTSVERARDLPRPPAVVLAAAQGAGRSQEQMTSFYRDGLTGLPETAVVARQLWRSSGLSPADIDVGILYDHFTPFVLMQLEEFGFCDPGEGGAFVAADTLPLNTHGGQLGEAYLHGMNGIAEAVRQIRGTSVNQVAGAARSLVTAGTGVPTSGLVLGADG, encoded by the coding sequence ATGAGTATCCGCAGAGCCGACACCCTCGGCGGAAAAGCGGCCGTCGTCGGCATCGGAGCCACCGAGTTCTCCAAGGACTCCGGCCGCAGCGAACTCAAACTGGCCGTCGAAGCCGTCCGAGCCGCCCTCGACGACGCGGGCCTCACCCCCGCCGACGTCGACGGTCTCGTCACCTTCACCATGGACACCAGCCCCGAGATCACCGTCGCCCAGGCGGCCGGGATCGGCGAGCTGTCGTTCTTCTCCCGGGTCCACTACGGGGGCGGCGCGGCCTGCGCCACGGTTCAGCAGGCCGCGCTGGCGGTGGCGAGCGGGATCGCGGACGTCGTCGTCTGCTACCGGGCGTTCAACGAGCGCTCGGGCCGCCGCTTCGGCTCCGGCGTCCAGCGGCGTGAGCCCACCGCCGAGGGTGCGGCGCTCGGCTGGAACCTGCCGTACGGGCTGCTCACCCCGGCCTCCTGGGTGGCGATGGCGGCCCAGCGCTACCTGCACACGTACGGCCTGGAGCCGGAGGTCTTCGGGCACGTCGCGGTGGCCGGCCGACGGCACGCGGCGCGGAACCCGGCGGCGTACTTCCACCGGAAGCCGATCACGCTCGCCGACCACGCCTCCTCCCGCTGGATCGTCGAACCGTTGCGGCTGCTCGACTGCTGCCAGGAGACCGACGGCGGCCAGGCGCTCGTCGTCACCAGCGTGGAGCGTGCCCGAGACCTGCCCCGACCGCCCGCCGTGGTTCTCGCGGCGGCCCAGGGCGCGGGCCGGTCGCAGGAGCAGATGACGAGCTTCTACCGGGACGGGCTGACCGGGCTGCCGGAGACCGCCGTCGTCGCCCGGCAGCTGTGGCGCAGCTCCGGACTGTCCCCGGCCGACATCGATGTGGGCATCCTCTACGACCACTTCACGCCGTTCGTCCTGATGCAGCTGGAGGAGTTCGGTTTCTGCGATCCGGGGGAGGGCGGGGCGTTCGTCGCGGCGGACACGCTGCCCCTGAACACCCATGGGGGGCAGCTGGGGGAGGCGTACCTCCATGGGATGAACGGCATCGCGGAGGCCGTCCGGCAGATCCGTGGCACCTCGGTGAACCAGGTGGCGGGGGCGGCGAGGTCCCTGGTCACGGCCGGGACGGGGGTCCCGACGTCGGGGCTGGTCCTCGGCGCGGACGGCTGA